The Euphorbia lathyris chromosome 4, ddEupLath1.1, whole genome shotgun sequence genomic interval CCCCAATTTATTTAGGTTGGTATCCTTGGCAGTAGTCATAATAATTTTGATACAGGACTAGTCATTGGTGGTGGCTGTTACTGTAatttttgttcttttatttCACTATTGCACAATTTTTAAGCAATGcacaattcttttatttccttttttttaggAATTCAGAgcttttgtttgtttaaattatctCGACAGGCATAAGCAGTCGACACTGAAATTAAGTTACTGATAATCTAAAATgcaactcttttctctttgtttGATACTCTTCTTCCCATCTCCCTTTTAGTTGTATCCATGTAGAATTTGAACTTTGCGTTTTGAAAATTTAAGATAATTGATAGATTGCTAGAAATATGCTTAATTTCAACTTGATTATCATGAATAAATAGTTTTTGTGAATTTGGGATTTTAACTGCAGAACATCACAGGCATCCATTTGAATCTTGATTTTCCCAAGTGGATGAGAATACTTTACTTGGACAGGCTTAACTCATTGGCAGGTATCTCATTGTTTGCTGGTTAAGATAATATAGACACTGAATAATTTAAGCTTATGTAAGATCCTGCCAAGATAGAACCtttttaatcttttaatttgttttcAGATCCTCGCTTGACTAGAGATCAAAAATAATAGGCTGACTGCGAAACAAATTAGTTCTCCACTATCATATATCAGACTTTTTTTACTGCCTCTAGGAATACTTGAAGTTCTTCTCGttttatttttgtcttttaCCAGGGTGGATGAAattgaccagaggtcacgggttcgagtcttaggagtggcctcttgccaattaaattggcaagggaaggcttgcccccaatacacccttgtggtgggacccctccccggaccctcgctcagcggggacgcgtaatgcgaccgggccgccctttttttacCAGGGTGGATGAAGTGGTTATGATTTAAAGAAGCATATATAATGGGGCATGCTTAGATTTTTCAGGATCAGGAATACAAATCTGTATTTTTTGTTTATGCAAGTTTTTGGTATCAAAATTTGTCAGTAGTGGCAAGTTGGAAGAGATTGGAGGGCAATACTTCTTTCAAATTTTTGGTTTGTATGCACAGATTGGATTAGAAGGCTTTAGGGCATGAGACATGACCTCTCTCCACAATTATTATCTTTTGCACTTCAATTTTACTTCTCACCGTAATATGGATGTACAGGCTTTGATCTATGTCCCAGATTTTTGTATCCATATGTACAATTCCTCTGAATTTTTTCATACTTGACCTGGTGCTTTATGGTTGGCATTTAGCtgtttttgtttcttgtttttTCTGTTAAAATAACCTAAGTGATAGGTTTTATAAGCTTTTGTTAATTGTTTTCTCTGCATCTCTTATGTTTAATATACTTGATACAATCAATGAAGAGCTTTTCTATCTATTTCAGTTCAATGGCTAGAGAATAAGAGCAAGGCATTTGAGCCAACTTATTTGTATACCATGGAAAAGGTATTgcattgttttctttttttttgttcttcatATTTATTTCTTGGTTGAATGACCAATAACATCGAACTTTTATATGTTTCCGAGTTTTGATCCAAACTTGAACTTTGATAATTTTGGTATTATTTTAAGAATCTGGTTGTTATTTTGGTCAGGTGGTCTTAATACAGATTAACTTTAAATTAAACTTAAAACTGAATAGTTTTGTTTCTATTTTATCTATGTTTTGCCCCTCCAtggtcctttttttttcttttttctcttctctgccTCCCTACTATGCCCTCCCTTTTCTTTCCCTTCTTCCTTAACCTCAGTATAGATAAATCTTTGTTGCAAGATCTTCATCTTTAGACAAAAGACTCAAAATTATCAAAACTCAAGTTATCACAGCTTTGCAAAACTGAAAACAATGCAGACCAAAAATCTTACCTAGCACACTAAAGGGTCAACATATCTGCTTCAGAATGATGCAGAAACAACCAGATTCAAAATGATTATTCAAGAGCTCAAGCTCAATCTAATGCCTCCAATTTTTGGACAAGAGCTAGTGAGTTACTGAAATTAGCAGTTCCATCCAATGGTGGTCAAAATTTGGCGAAAGAGTGCCTTCTAGCCTAGATCAATCAAGGGTGTCTTGGATTGGCTCGTGTCTTTGCCttagattttaaattttttgaaataTATGGCAATAGCAGAATGCTTGGTCAAAATGGAATACATGTTAacatgtttgattttttttttttttttttttgttgttgtcctTGTGTCTTATTTCTGTAAATTCCATTATATGAAATCTTTCTCCATTAGATGATCTTATGGAGAGAGAGTTTTTTGCTGCCTTTATCTTTATAGCTTATTTTTTGGTACAAGTGTCTTAACAAAATTGGTTTTGGTCACAGGGGTATTTCTTGCTTCCTGAAGACGCTAAATCTCGGCATAATATACGTACTGTTAACATCAACATATCAGCTCGGCATCCTTGCTTTGGGAACAGGTTATTTAGTTTAGCATTCATCAACAAAGGCATAGTTTTAACTGAAACCCACCAATTTTTCCTAGGATTAATATTGTTGTAATTTGGTAGTTAGGCAAATGTTGGAGGGCTTGAGAAATTTGGTTTCCTGCGTTTGAAATAAAGTGTCTTTAGGTTTAGAGTCTGAGATTGTTAGGGAATTTAAGGGTATAGATGAGATGTTGGATCTTAAAATCATGCATGTTTGTTTGTTGTCAAGGTAACCTCCAGTTCTATAAAACAGAAACAGGAATTATGTGAGGGTAAATCCATCATGAGTTACTCATAATGCGCCTAGTAATTCATGTCCAATTCAGCAGGCCATCTAACATTCGTCTAACTAAGctgtcttgattttttttttccagttaACATGTGAAGATAAGAATTTAGGGCACCTGTGGTATGCTTTTACAAGTTATTGTGACTTCTTAATGAATACTTTCATATTTTTAGGTGGCAGCAGCTTCTCATTAACAGAGTTGTTGGATATGATACCATACTCATGAATAGTTTATTGAGTTCCCCTGGACAAGGTGATATCTTCAATCCTGGATCCTCAGACTTGTTTAACTTGGAATTTATCTTCTGGCTAGTGTATAAGTACATCAATAGATAACAAACGTACATACAAATTAGCTTTATGTTTGGAGatacttgatttaattgtgtGAATGTTCATATTTTTCTAGTTTCAAGTCAATTTCCTTTCTTTGGCTTGATAGAGTCAGCTGCACTGTTGGTGTTGTAAGTAATTTTGTCAGCATTTCATCAATCAGCAACGTCATGTTCACCATTCTATGAAATGTTGTTAAGAATGGGTGTTTCAAGTTCCAGCAGTTCTCAAGGGAATCAAGCATCTCTTACTGAGAGTGACACCATTCTGTTACCAATGTGCTTTGCATATTTACAACAAGTGGTCTTCTCATTGTTTGAGTACTTCTGCTACTTTCATCAGTCTAGATGGATTAATTTTGCAGTTTTTCTTTCTTGAATGTTCAATTTTTCATTTCATTCATTTCCTATGAACATAGCTTATGGGCTATATGTTGTATATTGTGAAATTCTTTAGTCTTATCCATAGCCCTTGGAAATCCACCAGTTGACCAAAAAGATCTGAGGAATAAGGAATCATGGACAAAGAAAAAAGTATACATGTGCATGCTCATATGATAATTTGTTCTCATTATGTCTAGTAGATGCAGTGTCTAGAATTTGGCTATCAAGAATTCATATGACATCTGCCACAAGTATTGACATACACTGTGAATCATCATTAATCATACATTATACATATAATTTCTATGTGCCTTTTGCATGTGTAATTTTAGTTAGATAGTTTACCATCTAAGTATATTGTATTTTTTCTTCCAGGCTatcttttcaattttcaaactAAGGAGCTCTATAATCTCAGTTATCCACAGGAACCACTTGAAGGTCCTGCAAAATTTGGAGGTCTGTTAATACAtgcctttgtttttttttttggtagaaaaggaaaagaaaaacgaaaaacaacaaactacccaggaattagcctagggaagctaaccccaatcctatcttctaagagaagatgagaggtgaaactaggggaaacaggaagggtagtaacgcctaacgtcccttcatggcccgccgccgccaagcgatcagcaacacgattctgctctctaaaaatgtgtctgaactctacgaactcaaaggaggagcaaagccttataatagctttgatgaggttgcgactgttaagacccatagaatgattctcagaaatcattttgattgcttccaaattatcagactccacagagagcctcttaacacccagccttttagcaagattgattccagtaagaatagcccagagctccgcagaaaaggaagaacccaaccctaaattctgggagaacccagaaagccagacgccccctacatctctaagcacacctccagccgcaatcttaccgttactgaggcaggaaccatcagtattcagcttcacaaccccctctcttggcctgctccatcccacgagatggacatcacaacactgagaggctctggcaagggactctcctttgaaactatcgataatagagaaaagttttttcgagaagaaatcagctaagtttgtcataaaaacagggTGCAGCATAAAATAGGGTGCAGCATCTAGCAATATGGGTGCTTGATACCGTACTTCAGTAAACCATTTAAATTCCTGTTATGATATTGGGTGATTGCTAGATGCTAAGTTGTTAATTTTTTTAGCTACAATGGTTGCTTTTGTGAGTTACGCTTTTTGTTGGCATCAATGCAGACTATCTTGTTACCAAGTGTGGGGTGCTTATGATGTCCCTGTTTGTTTTCTTCACCACCACAATGTCAGTTTCCTTTACATTGAGAGAGACTCAGACTCGTATGCTGAAATTTACAGGTGTGTTTTATTTTGATTGGTATTTAGATGATGACTAAGATTGTTATCACCATTTCGTACATGCATAATTTTTACTTCTTTTACTCTAATTAATTTGTCTTGTTTGTTATATCTTAAATCTTTTGGTTCTGATGTTACCTGAGGTTCTTAAGGTGCTATAATCTTTATTGATGATTAGCACAGAGTCTATTCATTAAATGTCTTAATTGCTTTAGTTACAATAAAACTACTATCTTTTGGGTGCCAAGGGACAGTTTCATTTCTCATTTCTTCTTGTGATTATGATATGCATGTTTACTCTTCTGAATTTTGCAGTgcagcttcaacaccatgctcgACATCGGCTGCCCACCTTTCAACTGATCTTTGTGCATGTGATCGAGTCACTTGTCTTTGTTCCTGTAAGAACAAATCTTCTTTGACTTGCTTAATGAGTTTTTCTTACAATAAATTATCCAGCTGCTTATTTTTAAATTGTCAATGTTTACTTGGTGTGAACCTGTTACATAAATCTGTATTTTGTCAATTGCAATCTTAGAGGTGCTTGATAACTGACGGAGTTCCATTTTGGTTTTGCAGATAATGATAGGGatcttgttttttttgtttgagtTTTACGATGATCAGCTTCTGGCATTCATGGTATTAATTCTCGTATGGCTGTGTGAACTATTCACATTGATCAGGTATCTTTCCTTGCATTGATTCtgcttatttatttgtttttgttcGATGGTGTGAGTGGTTTGCCTATTCAATTACTATATACATTATATAATCATTTCACTGAAATATCATGCCAAAATCATTTCGCTCCATTGCGATTTGGGTGCATTAGTTTCAGTTATGAGTTAAGGGTATGAAGGGTTACATTGGTCGACATGGACACCTTTGGCACATATGCCAGATTGATTTGGTTAATCCTTTATGTGCATGTTATTAGCATCTGATGGATGCTTTGGGAGGGATTGGTCGATTGGCTTGGAATGGATATGATACTGTTTTAAATGGGTGTTTTAAGCTGGGAATGGTCTGGGTACCTTGAGGATTAATATGACTTATAGAGGCTTATAGGTTGAACTGTTCATCGACCTGGAGATCCACGTGACCTGGTCTTAAGCCCGAGGGCCAGCCTAGGGAATTGTATTCCCTTAGAAGGCATGTAAACCCTTTACATGTTACAATATCATAAACTTTTGTACACAGGAAGGACTTGATCGAAATTCCAGCCTTTACCATTTTGGCCTGGCTAGGGTGGTTGGGCCAAGCACAAAATCCTAGGCTGGTCTGAACCCATCCTCGGCTGTCCAATGAATAGATCTTGGCATAGTAATTAAAGGCGCACCTCAAGCTCAAGGCTCATGAGGCTCTAGGCCTAGCTCTGCAGAATGCCCCAGGCAGGCTCTGATTCAAAGGCTCACACATAGGTGCTCCTCTGTTCGCCCCTCTTCATGGTTACAAGAGGCATGCCTCTTTGACATAGATTTTTTTACATTGAGATGTTCTAATGGATCACTAAATGTCATCCAGTGTCCAaaataaacaagaaagaaaaataaataaacaagaaagGATGCTGTTGAAGGCCAAAagcaaaaacacgaaaacaaataCAAATCTGTAAAAGAATAGAAAATGAAGATAAAGTTGGAATCTGGAATTCAACGAAGAACAAACTATGAGGATGAAGAATTGAAGAGAATGAAAACCTTGAAGATGAATTTGCTGTTGTTAGAGATGATGGTGGTGATACTAATGAGTGATGAATGTGGACAATCTTGAACTTTCGAATTATTATTATGAATTATGGTTATGGAAGAGTTAGAGTAGTTGGGATTCGTTGCATGTCTATGATTaagattattgatatgatttaATATTTGTTGCATGTTAGTATATAATTAAATGTTAACTGTTGTCATTTATAGTTttgcatatttttattttctagtgTGCCTTGTCTCGCTCAGGCGAGCACCTGCGGCTTAGTGTGCCTTTAAGATAAGTGGATCTTGCGGTAGGTCCACATTATTGTTAAGCTATCACATTGAAATATAAACTGCATTAGACTTCTGCCATCTGCCTGCCGGTGCTCAGGATATAGCTAGTGGAGCATGTCCATGTATAAATGTTGTGTTGTGTTTAGTCGgcctatttttaatttttacccTTATTGCCCTTTTACTGCAGTGTTCGTACACCAATATCGATGAAGTTCTTTCCACGCTTCTTTCTGCTCTATTTCCTGGTCTTTCACATCTacttcttttcctattcctatgGTATGGACTGACCTACTGTTCTTTTTTGTTATACATCTATCTTATGTTGAAATTGTTGTTTATCTGACGTTCAATTTTTTACCAGGGTTTTCATATTTAGCTCTCTCGACAACTGCTGCATTTATGCAGCACCTCATTCTATACTTTTGGAATCGGTTTGAGGTAATAATTAGAATCTTCTTTTACACATTTGGTTGAGTTAGAGTTTTCATGCACCTTTTTCTTTATACATTACCAACAATTGCAATTGCCAATCAGCACATAATTTATTGGTTGTTTCGTATCCTTTTTAAGGGTGCGGAGATTTGAAGTTTAATCCTCATCCATCAAATTGATTATAACTAACATTATGTACTAAACTAAAAATCTCCCCAGCGTTAAAAATAATCAATGAGTTTAGGGAGATCACTTGTTAGGTTGTGTGATTTTTCACTTCTTCTATATTAGGCTTTGCTTTGCGAATTTACTGATGGGTTACAGTTCTATATCTCGTTCATGGTATATGTTTGTCACTTTTTGTCTGTGTAACACATTTTAGGTACCGGCTCTACAGAGGTTTATGCAAAACCGACGGTCACAGCTTCAGCAACACCCCGACTTCCATATCACATCATCAACCATCCTTGCATCAACTTTACACATTACACGATTGAACACGAGGAGTGAGGGTCCAGTAAATGCAGACTTGGCTTCAGGACCTGGATTTAGACCTGGATCTGACCAAGCAATGCCAACTAGCGGGGTAGAACCTCCGGGGTCTCAACAACGGCTGGGAAATGAAGGAAACCCTATGCAAATTCCAGCACAAGCTGATCTTAGGCAAGGAGAAAATGGTGCCGGCCCTGGGTCCATGAACTCATTTAGTTCACTGTTGTTATGGATCTTGGGAGGTGCTTCTTCAGAAGGCCTCAACTCATTGTTTTCGATGTTCAGAGACGTGAGAGATCAAGGTCAAGTTTATGCTGAATCACCGAGACCTGGAAACCGCTCAACTCAGGATGTGCAATAGTAATTAAGTCCAGGGATTTTAAGTGGCAAGTCTCTGTACTCTTTGACAAATTATATACATATGGCGAGTTGTATAATGGAATGTACAGATAAGGCAAATATGTAACATATGTTAAAAGTTAACCCTCTTTTGTTCACCTGAAATCAAAGAAAATCCAAAGGGTGATTCACTTACCAAAGTCTCTgctctgtttttcttttcttttgctttttcaATGTTACAAATTTACTTCTAATATTTCAAGCAATatcaaatttatccctaatCTAATTGAagtagtttttaatattttaacaggTTTTGTCTATTTTTCTACGTAATGTagagtaaaattgatcttatttcAAGACGGTAGGGTATATTTGTacattaaaatcaaatatacatATTAAAATCAGATTTAGCCCTTATTCCTTTTTTATTCCTACTAAACcctcagttcagtagcattggcataatttaattttagtttagtaattaataattatttattataattataattatatttattataatttatatatactttataatttactattatttatatataattcatcgtTATCTTATTTCAACCCGACACGTCATGCATTTTCAACTCATCCTTTTTAAAAAGTGGGATCCATTGAATATGAAATGATCTTATAACCCGTAATTGATTTGGCTCCAAATCTCACATCCTCATAAACGTTCGTATTTCTCTCTTTAccattttcaaaaaaattactCTCTCTCAAGTTTTATCTCTCGAAACTCTGTTCGTTTTTCTCTCTTACTCTCACAATCAAAAATCCATTCTTCTTAATCAAACCCCTAAAAACTCAATTACTGACATATTGCGATAGGAAGAAAAGATCAAACCACAAGAAGATAATGGAGGCGGAAGACGCATAAGAAAATGACAACatatcaaaatgaaaaaaaactgCTTTTCATAATTGATTCTTTTCCATCAAACCCTAAAAACTGCTTTCATTCATTCTAAGTCGTTTTCATAAGAAGGAAGAGGATACATTTCAAACCTGTATGTTCTTTCTTCCATACTTATAGATTCTCCCTTTTTATGCATTCCAAGCTCTCTCCCTCTCTCCATTTCATGCATAACATTTCTTCTCTCAAATTTTATGCTCCCGATCACTTCTTATTTATATAGAAGCATTTCAAACAAAGAAATAGTTAAataactcattttttttttttttattttgaattgtAGTGGATCCTAATATGGAGTTTTCATCGAACTCGGGTGGACCACCATTGATTAAAAAAACTCTGCAATGACTGTAATAGATAGACCATGTAAATGTTTGACTTGTACTTATATGTGTATTGACCTGTAGTTAATTCATAAGTTAAGGGGTAGTTGTGGTATTGATTGTTTTGCCTTTAATTTGGTTATTAAGTGATGATTTGTTTATTAGTTGATCTCTTATTTATTAGTTGATGATTTGCTTATTATCGAAATTGTAAGTGTATGTTTTGTATATTATATGGCTCTAGCCGGTGTAGAAATAGGTGAGATAGATATATATGGAGGACATAGAGTTATTAAAAGAACATGCAAGGCCAGTGCAATTGTGATGGAAGAAATATAAGAAGACAATGAAATTTATGTCATTAGGAAGTGTAATGGAAAGGACAAAATGGGATGGGTATGTTAATGCTTGAGTACAGCACGACAGATGACTATAGATTCAATGGTAGTGTATGTGTTGAAGAACTAAGGTCTTCATCAATCAATGAACAAACAGTGAAGCCTTTTTCATTACTGCCAATGATATGCATGGAATGTCCTTTAATGGCATTCCGTATGAGGGTGAGTTTGGTGATAATGCTACCATTGTTGATATAGAGACAAGAGAATTTGGTGAGAATGTGGAGAAGCTCAAGCAAATAATGCACCACCTGTAGAGGAAGAAGAATTTATTGATCCAGACAATGTAATGGAAGATGACGATGAAGATTTGGTTCAAGGTGTTGAACATGCTAAGAGAGGGATACTTATGACTTAATCAGAGATTAGAAGCATTTGGGTTGTTCCAACTTTGAACTTCCATGTAGGTGACAATTCATCAAAGCATGTAGATTTAGATGCCCTATATTTTGAATTAGATTCAGAAAATGAAGGTCGTAGTTGTAGGTATCCAGAGTTCAATACAGCAAGGGATATGGTTGATCAACATTTAGGATTGACATTCTTTTTAATGATGGGGAGGAGTTCAAGGAAGCTTGCAGGAGTCATGACATCAAAAATAAGTTTCAGCCATGGTTCCCATTGAATACCCCAATCAAGATTGAAGCTGTTTATAAAAAGGATCATTAGTGACAAAGAAAAATGTCTATAGAGAGCCTATGTTTCCACGGTTGACAGAAAGGATAAAATAATCACACAGTGCAATTGAAGAATGGTTACTTTACACACAACTACAGTAAGGTTCATACAAATTTACATATGACTCACAAGTGGTTGGGGAAAAAGTACTTGTAAAGCTTTCAAAGTGATGCAGATTGGAAGGTTCAAGCTATGGTAAATGATATAAGAATGGGCATGTCAGTAAATGTTGGGAGAGTGACAACTTATAGAGCTAAATGTCATGCTCTTAAGATTAATCACGGTGATGAGAGGAGCCCGTATAATATATACATGTAACTCACATTTGTTTAAATATCACATACTTAAATATTCTTGTAAATGACATTTTTGTGTTCTTCATATGCAGATACAGGGTTGGGAAATTATGGAGTGATGGAAGGAAAATAAATTTGTGGGCATGTATATATGCTTGAACGCTCTCAAGTCAGCATTTAAGGCCAGATGGTTGAAAGGACTCTATCGAGGACAACTCCCATCTACTGTAGGAATTGATCCAAATGATTACATATTTCTCGTAGCCTATGCAATGGTGGAGACAGAGAGTAAAGAAACTTGGACCTAATTCTTGGAACTTCTAGCATATGATCTAGGCATAGAAAATATCAATCAATGGACATTCATGTATAATAGGAAGAAGGTAATTCTGTGTCTTTGATTTTGTTCTGTTATAAATGTTGAGTTTGGATTAGCTGAGATTGAGTTGGTTGATATTAGAATTGTTGTGTAGGTTGTTTGCCGATTTTTTATTGTGTAGCTTGGTGTGTAGGTTGTTTGTTGATATGCACGTTATACTAATATGCACACTACACAGTACATGCTGCTTATGCGCACCGCTTATGCACATTCCTTATTATACAAAGACTTATTCTATGACATGCACATTATAGGGATTGATTAGGGGAAGTTGAGTTGTTAATACCGAATGTTAAGCATAGACTTTGTGTACGCcatatataaacaattttcAGAAGTAAATTTAAAGGGAAGGAGTTAAAATATATTCTCTAGCATGCAGCAAGGAAACCAGACATGGCTAAACATGAGGAACGCCGAAAATGATAGAGGATAAATCACGTAAAGCCAAATAATGGTTAAGACAGAGACCAAGTGAACATTGGTCCAGAGCTTGTTTCTCTGAAAGGTGATATATGTGTATTATTTGTATGGTTTGCTATTCAGATGTGACTTGTATAAATCTAATATGTGTATTTTGTGATATGAATTTGACAGGAGTCAATGTGATACGTTGCTAAACAACCTTTGTGAATGCTTTAACAAGTACATTCTTAATACAGTAAATAGGGGAATAATCACATTGTTTGAGATGGTCAAGGTTAAGCTCATGAACAGAATAAAGATCAAATAAGGTTTCTCGAAGAGGAGAAACAGAAGATGATATCTCATAATATTAAAGAAATTAGAAGCAAACAAAGACTAGAAGACATTTTCAAGCTACATTTTCTAGGGTTCAAGCGTACAGATCAATGGTTTAGGTGAGTAGTTTGTGGTTAACTTGGATTACAATGAATGCAATTGTAGAATATGGCAATTAATTGGTAGACCATATTGTCATGCACATGATTCCATCATTGGTCAAAATGATAATCTAGAGAACTATCTAGCATAATATTGTAATTTCATTATATAGCCAACCATAACATGGGATCAATGGCCTCAAGAAAAACCACCAGTACTAACTAAGCCTCCATCTCTAGTAAGAATAAAGTGTGACAAAAAAACATAAGGCAAGGAGGAAGCAAACAGAAGAATTGGAATCAGATGCTAATAAGGGTAAACTTAGCATAAAGAGTAACATGTATATGGCATCTCAAGGCACGCCTGTATGACTTGCACATCTCAAGTCACACCTTCAAGTGCTCTATAAGTAAAATCAATATGCATTTGTAATTATGAGACTAATATGTTTATTGATTGCGTTTTAGCCAAAAAGGCCTAAAGCCACCACAAATATAACTTCTATTGCTTCAAGGCCAACTACAACACCTATTATAATATGCTAAATGATGGATGTAAGTGTTAGTATTATATTTAGTTACTTATTTTGTTTACTTTTTTGCTTTCTAAGAGGTTTTTCATCACTATAGGGTTCAAGCCAAACTAATCCAACATCCAGTCAAGCTCAAACGAATGATGGACAAACAAGTCAAGCCTCTAGTGTTGCTACCAATTCTCAAGCTAGCAATGTCACTGATAATCCACCAAGACCACCAAAAAGAAGACCCTGGAACGATCAAGCTACAAATATAACTAAGGATGCATCAATAAGTAGACCATTCACTAGAAGTTCATCTACAAATGCACCAAGGCCATGGCGTTAAGAGCATATTGGTGATTTGTGTCTTGTATGGTTTCTTTTGGTTGGGATTGATATGTTTCACTACATATCTTGGATGTGGATTTGTTTGACAAATTATGCAACTTGAGcataatttgtttgtttattttggatattatttttttatatatagatttacCATATTTTGACATATTTTTGCTGATTTAGGTTGGCCATATTTAGAAACGTTTTGATGTGTAACTTTCGCTCTGTTAGAATGAACATATTGCAAGTTTATGTTGCAAAGTTTAGAGTTTTAGGATGCAAAAATTCTGTTTTTTTAGGTTATCCAAGTTAATGTCTCAATGTTAAGGATCAAATTTTGATATCAATGATCATCTTgtgaatttcattttttttgttcttgTAATTAAATTTGCAAACTATTAATGTTTATGTTGCCAAAAACTTAATGTCTTAATACTTAAagtttttcttcttc includes:
- the LOC136226189 gene encoding membralin-like protein At1g60995, translating into MDPEQTFIRVQERFSQMLTPKVRAALEYVYLFIAVTLFCILVVMHANYVQQPGCSSEFSRVDMMEAQLIQIRITSAGLWSQNESEPIVGDVPAPETVADKLELQNVDGDELAFLAPKFWLNWIGFTATKGNLALKLWKTEFENVEYQPGSSNEHENARSVVDDVAKTDKVETRSSFTTSAKETLKAALNHFGKKWHRRLSFIWKHVLQILRSFQKLWNITGIHLNLDFPKWMRILYLDRLNSLAVQWLENKSKAFEPTYLYTMEKGYFLLPEDAKSRHNIRTVNINISARHPCFGNRWQQLLINRVVGYDTILMNSLLSSPGQGYLFNFQTKELYNLSYPQEPLEGPAKFGDYLVTKCGVLMMSLFVFFTTTMSVSFTLRETQTRMLKFTVQLQHHARHRLPTFQLIFVHVIESLVFVPIMIGILFFLFEFYDDQLLAFMVLILVWLCELFTLISVRTPISMKFFPRFFLLYFLVFHIYFFSYSYGFSYLALSTTAAFMQHLILYFWNRFEVPALQRFMQNRRSQLQQHPDFHITSSTILASTLHITRLNTRSEGPVNADLASGPGFRPGSDQAMPTSGVEPPGSQQRLGNEGNPMQIPAQADLRQGENGAGPGSMNSFSSLLLWILGGASSEGLNSLFSMFRDVRDQGQVYAESPRPGNRSTQDVQ